The Mycolicibacterium parafortuitum nucleotide sequence CCGCCGCTGGAATGCTAGCCGTTGGCGCCACACTTCTAATTGGCGGCCTTGGATGGATGCTCACCCAACACACAATTAGCGAGGAATCGCCCAATAAACAATTGACCCAACTCGGCACAATGCTCACTGGGATGACCATGTTTGCCACAAGTGCCCTGCTAATGAATACATGCTTTGTATTCATTAGATATGTAGACGCGATGCGGGTTGAACCCGCGGAAATATCTTCTTCGGCCGCATTAGCGGCGCAGTTAGTTGCGGGAATCGGCGGCGGCCTCGCATTTATACTGGCCATGTGGATATTGACCGTAAAGACATTCGGCTTTATGTTCTTCGTAAAGACGGATGCCGATTGGGCGCAGGTGCGGGATCCACGCCACAAATCCGTCGAAGCGCTGTCCGCGTTGACAGGCTTTTATGTTGCGTTCTGCGCTGGCACATTCATCATTCTTACGAGTTGGCCGACGTTTCTTACCCTAGAAATTACTGCGCTACACAGGCTCTGGTGGAGCGTGTCGTTGTGCGTACTTGTCCCGAGCTTACTATTTTTGTTAATCGCGGCGACCATGCCGGGCAAGTATCACCGATTCGGTCGCGGGATCCGTCGTATTCGTATCTACCTATTCTTAAAGTTCCTAGCTCATGACTTCCATGCGAAGGATAAACGTCTAAAAATTAAGCATAAGAAGTTCGCCAAGCTAGCTTTAGGGGATATCGTCATTGAGCTTGCCTCTTGGCGAGCCTACTCGATTGTGAAAATTGCTAACCCCAATGAAAAGAAGGTACGCAAGCTTGTATTAGTGCGAATCTATTTTGATAGAAGTGACGTATTTGGCGATAATATTGACGTAGTTCATCGTGAATACCGTAAGCGTGACATCCTGGTCTTACGCGACTCCATGGACGAGTAGTTAGGCGCGGTGCGGTTACCCGCGCGGAGCAGCCATCACAACAATCCCATCATTTCGGCGATTCTTTCCTCTAGGCGCAGACGCGGCTCACCCTTGAGTTCTCCGAGGAAGTCGCCTCGGAAGAGCACAGATTTGTCCAGAGGTTGTACTGCAGGAACCCTTATCCAACAGTCCTGCGGCAGGTTCCCGCTCCCGCGCGGTGCGTCAACGCAGAAGTCCGTCACGAGGTTCGGATCAGTCGAAGTCGGACACCCCACGACGTACGCCATTTCGCGCTCTGACATACAGCCCGATTGCTCAGCACGACGAAGAACCGGGCTTTCGGTGTCGACTGGCGACCATCGGGGTCAGGGTGTAACCGCAGGTCGGAATCTTGAACCTTGTACACGCCTCTGTACTGGATCGAACTCAGTGCCACTAATACGCGCTATCGCAGTAGGCCGCTGGTCCCGGCGGCGCGGAGTTCGCTCCACGCTTCGATCTCTTCAGCAAGTCCGGCGTCACCCGTCGTCCCGCCGGGGACATCCCCACGCTCGTCGCGGCGCTTACGTAAGCGGTTCATCGAACGACGTAGCTTTGGCGTCTGTAAGTCGGTGAAGTACTCCCTAATGGACTCGTCGTCGATCGCGGTGTTGTCCACGCCGGGCACGTACACCCGCTCCCAGGGGCTTTCCGGTCGGTGGACGTCATCCCACAACTCGGAGACGGACCAATCGCCATAGTCTGACCA carries:
- a CDS encoding Panacea domain-containing protein, which translates into the protein MSARPVDAARWLIAAARDAGRTLTNFQVQKLLFYAHGEYLSKYGKPLFTDGFQAWDHGPVCPPVYRAFSDFGAEPIVNIPTDRERLAAKMSAADLAVLEQAWSDYGDWSVSELWDDVHRPESPWERVYVPGVDNTAIDDESIREYFTDLQTPKLRRSMNRLRKRRDERGDVPGGTTGDAGLAEEIEAWSELRAAGTSGLLR